The following coding sequences are from one Kushneria phosphatilytica window:
- the rng gene encoding ribonuclease G, whose product MSGEILINMTPMETRVAVIESGVVQEAWIERQRRRGIVSNIYLGIVARVLPGMQAAFVDIGLERAAFIHAQEIMPPGTQHSETVPIGELIREGQALVVQVVKDPIGTKGARLTTQLSIPSRYLVYMPGTSHNGVSQRIEDVAERDRLRSLVEACREEYASDMAGGFIIRTAAEGAERESVVSDMQFLLRLWQRIEQRRRDSSAPALLYEDLCLASRTLRDTVRDDIERIRIDSRENFERLLQFAHDFMPRVAPRIELYTGERPIFDLFSVEDELARSLCRRTSLKSGGYLVIDQTEAMTTIDINTGAFVGHRNFEETIFKTNLEAATAIARQLRLRNLGGIIIIDFIDMLDPEHQRQVLRVLEKALERDHARNKLSGVTELGLVQLTRKRTRESLEHVLCEPCPVCEGRGSLRTPETVCYEIFREIMREERAYAPESYLVTASRRVVDRLLDEESTAVADLEAFIGKPIRFRVDHHYSQEQYDIVLM is encoded by the coding sequence ATGAGCGGTGAAATCCTCATCAACATGACACCCATGGAGACCCGGGTTGCGGTAATCGAAAGTGGTGTAGTGCAGGAAGCATGGATCGAGCGTCAGCGGCGTCGGGGAATCGTCAGCAACATCTATCTTGGTATCGTGGCCCGTGTGCTGCCCGGCATGCAGGCAGCCTTCGTTGATATCGGCCTGGAGCGTGCGGCTTTCATTCACGCCCAGGAGATCATGCCACCGGGCACTCAGCACAGTGAGACCGTGCCCATTGGGGAATTGATTCGTGAAGGTCAGGCACTGGTAGTTCAGGTCGTCAAGGACCCGATCGGCACCAAAGGGGCACGTCTGACCACCCAGCTATCGATCCCTTCACGCTATCTGGTCTATATGCCTGGCACCTCTCATAACGGGGTGTCACAGCGTATCGAGGATGTGGCCGAGCGGGATCGACTGCGTAGCCTGGTGGAAGCCTGTCGCGAAGAGTACGCCAGCGACATGGCCGGTGGCTTTATTATTCGTACCGCCGCCGAAGGCGCCGAGCGTGAGTCGGTGGTCAGCGACATGCAGTTTCTCCTGCGTCTGTGGCAGCGCATCGAGCAGCGTCGACGCGATAGTTCAGCTCCGGCACTGCTTTATGAAGACCTCTGTCTGGCCTCGCGTACTCTGCGCGATACGGTGCGAGATGACATTGAGCGCATCCGCATCGATTCCCGGGAGAACTTCGAGCGCCTGTTGCAGTTTGCCCATGATTTCATGCCCCGTGTCGCACCTCGCATCGAGTTGTATACCGGCGAGCGGCCGATCTTTGACCTTTTTTCCGTCGAAGATGAACTCGCAAGGTCGCTATGCCGCCGCACGTCGCTTAAATCGGGTGGCTATCTGGTGATCGATCAGACCGAGGCAATGACCACCATCGACATCAATACCGGTGCGTTTGTGGGACATCGCAATTTCGAGGAGACCATCTTCAAGACCAACCTCGAGGCGGCGACAGCGATTGCCCGGCAACTGCGACTGCGTAACCTGGGTGGCATCATCATCATCGATTTCATCGATATGCTCGATCCCGAGCATCAGCGGCAGGTATTGCGCGTACTGGAAAAGGCGCTTGAACGTGATCACGCACGCAACAAGCTCAGTGGTGTCACCGAGCTTGGCCTGGTTCAACTGACCCGCAAGCGCACGCGTGAGAGTCTGGAGCATGTGCTCTGTGAGCCCTGTCCGGTATGCGAAGGAAGAGGATCACTGAGGACCCCGGAAACGGTATGCTATGAAATCTTCCGCGAAATCATGCGCGAAGAGCGGGCATACGCGCCTGAATCCTATCTGGTCACGGCCTCTCGTCGAGTGGTGGATCGATTGCTGGATGAGGAGTCGACGGCAGTGGCCGATCTGGAGGCCTTCATTGGCAAGCCCATCCGCTTCCGGGTGGATCATCATTATTCCCAGGAGCAGTACGATATCGTACTGATGTAA
- the tldD gene encoding metalloprotease TldD, translating to MTDTLQTAPADRLQQAASILLTPGGLDLDTLDQGLGHAMGPGIDFADLFFQRTWRELWSLEDGEVRDAGYYIDGGVGVRSQSGDQSGFAYSNQITAEALAETGRIARGIVRSGERQRIVPAHAHDHALRYGQADPLASLSAEEKVAMLKRADQIARAADPAITQVSVSLAGTHDVVMVRASDGTLAADIRPLVRFNVSVIAVRSGRRERGSAGGGGRFSMRELRDRNVAEEYAREAVRQALVNLEAVEAPAGQLPVVLGNGWPGVLLHEAVGHGLEGDFNRRGSSAFAGRLGEQVAASGVTVVDDATLDERRGSLSIDDEGTPGACTPLIEDGRLTGYMQDKLNARLMGMQPTGNARRESYAHMPMPRMTNTYMLPGEHSPEEIIASVERGLYAVSFGGGQVDITSGRFVFSASEAYLIENGRITAPVRGATLIGNGPEAMSQVSMIGNNLALDTGIGVCGKEGQAVPVGVGQPTLRLDEITVGGTAEQ from the coding sequence ATGACGGATACTCTCCAAACTGCCCCTGCGGATCGGCTCCAGCAGGCTGCGTCGATCCTGCTGACGCCGGGCGGACTGGATCTCGATACCCTCGATCAGGGATTGGGGCACGCAATGGGGCCCGGTATCGATTTCGCCGATCTGTTCTTTCAGCGAACCTGGCGTGAGCTCTGGTCGCTGGAAGACGGGGAAGTGCGTGATGCCGGCTATTATATCGATGGCGGTGTGGGCGTACGTTCCCAGAGTGGCGATCAGAGCGGCTTTGCCTATTCCAACCAGATCACTGCCGAGGCATTGGCCGAGACCGGGCGTATTGCGCGCGGTATCGTGCGCAGTGGTGAACGTCAGCGAATTGTACCGGCACATGCCCACGATCATGCTCTGCGTTATGGTCAGGCAGATCCACTTGCCTCGCTGAGTGCCGAAGAAAAGGTGGCCATGCTCAAGCGTGCCGATCAGATTGCTCGAGCTGCGGATCCGGCCATCACTCAGGTAAGTGTTTCACTTGCCGGTACCCATGATGTCGTCATGGTACGCGCCAGCGATGGCACGCTGGCAGCGGATATTCGACCACTGGTGCGTTTCAATGTATCGGTAATTGCAGTACGCAGCGGTCGACGCGAGCGCGGTAGTGCCGGTGGCGGAGGGCGCTTTTCGATGCGTGAGTTGCGCGATCGTAATGTGGCCGAGGAATATGCACGTGAAGCGGTGCGTCAGGCACTGGTCAATCTTGAAGCAGTTGAGGCACCGGCTGGTCAGCTGCCCGTAGTGTTGGGTAACGGATGGCCCGGCGTACTGCTGCATGAGGCAGTAGGGCATGGCCTGGAAGGCGACTTCAACCGTCGGGGCAGTTCAGCCTTTGCCGGACGACTCGGTGAGCAGGTGGCGGCAAGTGGTGTGACAGTGGTGGACGATGCCACGCTGGATGAGCGGCGTGGTTCACTGTCAATCGATGATGAAGGCACGCCGGGTGCCTGTACGCCACTGATCGAGGATGGCCGGTTGACCGGTTACATGCAGGACAAGCTCAATGCGCGGCTGATGGGCATGCAACCGACAGGCAACGCTCGGCGCGAGTCCTACGCTCATATGCCCATGCCTCGCATGACCAACACTTACATGCTGCCCGGAGAGCACTCTCCCGAGGAAATCATTGCCAGCGTGGAGCGTGGACTTTATGCGGTCAGCTTCGGTGGCGGCCAGGTAGATATTACCTCGGGGCGCTTTGTCTTTTCGGCCAGTGAAGCCTACCTGATCGAAAATGGTCGAATCACCGCTCCAGTCCGGGGCGCTACGCTGATCGGCAATGGCCCCGAGGCGATGAGTCAGGTGTCGATGATTGGCAATAACCTGGCACTTGATACCGGTATCGGTGTGTGTGGCAAGGAGGGGCAGGCGGTCCCGGTGGGCGTGGGACAGCCGACCCTGCGTCTGGATGAAATCACGGTAGGTGGCACTGCCGAGCAGTAA
- the pmbA gene encoding metalloprotease PmbA: protein MSQAFDAQAQRAELEARVRMAIDHASRRGADACEIGAGVQQGVEVAIRHDRVETLEMARDQGIGVTVYIGQRKGSASTSDASESALYDAIDRACEIARYTGEDPAAGLADAKLMARDLPDLELYHPWALSTDEAIELARRCEQAGCAVNGIDSSDGATLSSSEGVTVYGNSHGFIGSQLGTQHSLSCIMIARDSQGMQRDHDYTAERDPSRLRDPEAVGRKAAERAMARLDAGRPETGRMPVLFVPELASGLIGSFLNAIAGGAIYRNASFLCDALGERLFPEWLSIGERPREPRAMASAAFDSDGVYTRDNDYIRDGRLESYMLSVYSARRLGMATTGNAGGARNVRLQAELTPWQTLLNMMGNGVIVTELMGQGVNAVTGDYSRGAAGFRVIDGQMAGPIEEFTIAGNLRDMFAGLRAIGNDIDTRGSVHTGSWLIDDMMVAG, encoded by the coding sequence ATGAGTCAGGCATTCGACGCACAGGCACAGCGGGCCGAGCTGGAAGCACGCGTTCGCATGGCGATCGATCATGCCAGCCGGCGCGGGGCCGACGCTTGCGAGATCGGTGCCGGCGTGCAGCAGGGCGTGGAAGTTGCGATTCGGCATGATCGGGTCGAGACGCTCGAAATGGCCCGTGATCAGGGGATCGGTGTGACGGTCTATATCGGCCAGCGCAAGGGGAGTGCCTCGACCAGCGATGCCAGCGAGAGCGCACTGTACGATGCCATCGATCGTGCGTGCGAAATCGCTCGCTATACCGGTGAAGATCCGGCGGCGGGTCTGGCCGATGCTAAACTCATGGCACGTGATCTGCCCGATCTCGAGCTGTATCACCCCTGGGCGCTGTCCACCGATGAAGCCATTGAACTGGCCCGACGCTGCGAGCAGGCCGGTTGTGCCGTCAATGGTATCGACAGCAGCGATGGCGCCACCCTGTCGAGCAGTGAAGGGGTCACGGTATATGGCAATAGTCACGGGTTTATCGGCAGTCAACTGGGGACCCAGCACTCCCTCTCGTGCATCATGATTGCGCGAGACAGTCAGGGGATGCAGCGCGATCACGATTATACAGCCGAGCGGGACCCGAGCAGGCTGCGTGATCCCGAAGCAGTCGGACGCAAGGCCGCTGAAAGAGCGATGGCCCGTCTCGATGCCGGCCGTCCCGAAACCGGTCGAATGCCCGTATTGTTTGTCCCTGAACTGGCCAGTGGTCTGATCGGCAGTTTTCTCAATGCCATTGCCGGTGGTGCCATTTATCGCAATGCTTCCTTCCTGTGTGATGCACTGGGCGAACGTCTTTTTCCGGAATGGCTTTCCATTGGCGAGCGCCCTCGCGAACCACGGGCCATGGCCAGTGCCGCCTTCGATAGTGATGGCGTTTATACCCGGGACAATGACTATATTCGCGATGGTCGACTGGAAAGCTATATGCTCTCGGTTTACAGCGCCCGACGGTTGGGCATGGCGACCACCGGTAATGCTGGCGGCGCGCGCAACGTACGTCTGCAAGCCGAACTGACTCCATGGCAGACATTGCTCAACATGATGGGGAATGGCGTGATCGTGACTGAATTGATGGGGCAGGGCGTTAATGCGGTCACGGGGGATTATTCACGTGGGGCGGCGGGTTTCCGAGTGATTGATGGTCAAATGGCCGGGCCGATCGAGGAGTTCACTATCGCAGGTAATCTGCGGGATATGTTCGCCGGGTTGCGTGCGATCGGTAATGATATCGATACCCGTGGCAGCGTTCATACCGGCAGCTGGCTGATTGATGACATGATGGTGGCCGGATGA
- the yjgA gene encoding ribosome biogenesis factor YjgA, which produces MTDHLPDEESEYAVRPNKSQLKREMAELKALGEQIIAMSERQRARLPLSPELLAAIDEYHRIPSREARRRHLQYVGKVMRSEDVTGIRDTLSAMEREQLGREVHLQRLEQWRERLIEEGDPAVTEFVEHYPAVDLPSLRQIMRNARRERDRGQQGNSARKLMKLLREAAGI; this is translated from the coding sequence ATGACTGATCATTTGCCGGACGAAGAATCCGAATACGCCGTACGCCCCAACAAGTCGCAACTCAAGCGCGAAATGGCCGAGCTGAAAGCTCTGGGCGAACAGATCATTGCCATGTCGGAGCGACAGCGTGCCCGGCTGCCCCTGTCTCCCGAACTGCTTGCCGCCATTGACGAGTACCATCGCATCCCATCGCGCGAGGCGCGCCGCCGACATCTGCAATATGTTGGCAAGGTGATGCGCAGCGAGGATGTTACCGGCATCCGCGATACCCTGAGCGCCATGGAGCGTGAGCAGCTGGGACGCGAGGTACACCTGCAACGACTCGAACAGTGGCGTGAACGCCTGATCGAGGAAGGCGACCCGGCCGTCACCGAGTTTGTCGAGCACTACCCTGCGGTCGATCTGCCATCACTGCGTCAGATCATGCGCAATGCCCGCCGAGAGCGCGACCGCGGCCAGCAGGGCAATAGCGCTCGCAAGCTGATGAAACTGCTGCGTGAGGCCGCCGGTATCTGA
- a CDS encoding Maf family protein — protein MSEQLILASASPRRRMLLETIGVSCQVMPMDIDETPELDEAPMAYVRRMACEKARAGLRKAPNGVVLGADTALSLEGVILGKPGGDDRARQMLEALSGRTHQVLSAVAVAGPAGLLSECVISEVTVAELDAACIDAYLATGEGQDKAGGYAIQGLAAAFIQRLSGSYSAVVGLPLCETAELLIRQGIAIWQPPRSA, from the coding sequence ATGTCAGAACAGCTGATTCTGGCCTCCGCCTCGCCACGGCGTCGCATGCTGCTGGAAACGATCGGTGTCTCCTGCCAGGTCATGCCCATGGATATTGATGAAACGCCCGAACTGGATGAGGCGCCGATGGCGTATGTCCGTCGCATGGCCTGCGAGAAGGCCCGAGCCGGGTTGCGGAAAGCACCGAATGGTGTGGTACTGGGCGCTGATACGGCACTTTCACTCGAGGGCGTCATTCTCGGCAAGCCGGGCGGTGATGATAGAGCCCGTCAGATGCTCGAGGCACTATCAGGACGGACACATCAGGTATTATCGGCGGTCGCTGTAGCGGGGCCGGCAGGCCTGCTGAGCGAATGCGTCATCAGCGAGGTGACCGTGGCCGAGCTTGATGCAGCATGCATCGATGCCTACCTGGCGACCGGTGAGGGACAGGACAAGGCCGGCGGTTATGCCATTCAGGGATTGGCCGCTGCCTTTATTCAAAGACTCAGCGGTAGCTATTCGGCCGTGGTAGGTCTGCCGCTTTGTGAAACGGCTGAACTGCTGATTCGTCAGGGCATCGCGATCTGGCAACCCCCTCGATCGGCCTGA
- the mgtE gene encoding magnesium transporter: protein MSMQPETLQQRLERLNAALEEGATGQVRRMLNRGLAAVDVAQLLESTPPREREQLWAMIEPELQGEVLQYLVDDIQTEFLGRMSVEQLLSISRQLDTDDKADLLQRLPNTMIQHVLAGMGTAEREQVEMVLAYPEDTAGGLMDTETVTIRPEVSLAVVQRYLRRHERLPESTDTLLVVTRRRELIGHLPLTRLLVSDPDITVREIMETDLVTLTALTPEEEVASVFERFDLISAPVLSIDGKLLGRITIDDVVDVIREGAGHTMMSMAGLEDDEDTFAPVLRTGRRRAVWLGINLIAATVVSLAIGFFEDTIQRIAALAVLMPIVSSMGGIGGSQTLTVMIRGIALGHVSRANLRWLVVRELLAGSLNGVIWACVVAIIAIVRFEDLQLGAIIALAMVINLMTAALVGTLIPVMLKRLSIDPALSGGVLLTTTTDIVGFVAFLGLATAFYT from the coding sequence ATGAGCATGCAACCGGAAACACTCCAGCAACGTCTGGAACGCCTCAATGCGGCCCTGGAAGAAGGGGCGACCGGTCAGGTCAGACGCATGCTCAATCGCGGTCTGGCAGCGGTAGATGTCGCCCAGTTGCTGGAATCGACGCCACCACGGGAGCGCGAACAGCTCTGGGCAATGATCGAGCCTGAACTGCAGGGTGAGGTACTGCAGTATCTGGTCGATGATATCCAGACCGAATTCCTGGGCCGCATGAGCGTGGAACAACTGCTCTCCATCTCACGGCAGCTGGATACCGACGACAAGGCTGACCTGCTGCAACGCCTGCCCAATACCATGATCCAGCACGTGCTTGCGGGCATGGGTACGGCCGAACGCGAGCAGGTGGAGATGGTGCTCGCCTATCCGGAGGATACTGCCGGCGGGCTGATGGACACCGAGACCGTCACTATTCGTCCGGAAGTCTCTCTGGCTGTGGTACAGCGCTATCTGCGACGACACGAGCGGTTGCCTGAATCTACCGACACGCTACTGGTCGTTACACGTCGTCGCGAGCTGATCGGTCATCTTCCATTAACGCGGCTTTTGGTCAGTGACCCGGATATCACGGTTCGCGAGATCATGGAGACCGATCTTGTCACACTGACAGCGCTGACGCCGGAGGAAGAAGTGGCCAGCGTTTTCGAGCGCTTCGACCTGATCTCGGCGCCCGTTTTGAGTATCGATGGCAAACTGCTGGGGCGTATCACCATCGATGATGTAGTGGATGTCATTCGTGAGGGCGCCGGTCATACGATGATGAGTATGGCCGGGCTGGAAGATGACGAAGATACCTTCGCACCGGTACTACGTACCGGGCGTCGTCGAGCTGTCTGGCTGGGGATCAACCTGATCGCCGCCACCGTGGTCTCGTTAGCGATTGGTTTTTTCGAAGACACCATTCAACGCATTGCCGCACTGGCTGTGCTGATGCCGATCGTCTCCAGCATGGGCGGCATAGGCGGCTCACAGACACTCACCGTCATGATTCGAGGCATTGCTCTCGGGCACGTATCACGCGCCAACCTGCGCTGGCTGGTCGTGCGCGAACTGCTGGCCGGCAGTCTCAATGGCGTGATCTGGGCCTGTGTCGTCGCGATCATCGCCATCGTTCGTTTCGAAGATCTCCAACTGGGCGCCATTATCGCGCTGGCGATGGTGATCAATCTGATGACTGCCGCCCTGGTAGGCACCCTCATCCCGGTGATGCTCAAGCGACTGTCGATCGATCCCGCTCTTTCCGGCGGTGTCCTGCTGACGACCACGACCGATATTGTCGGTTTTGTCGCATTCCTTGGTCTGGCAACCGCCTTCTATACCTGA
- a CDS encoding YhdP family phospholipid transporter, with translation MVLLRTIARWSLLLLAAILTLLAATVVALRMGVLNQPALQRHLLEALGLPDRLMVHYQDLEITLEGLDVIISLEDARVADRRNNGRPMLGVTHLQARLDTLASLQRWQPVTTDVVIRGADVDLYRLPSGGWGWWPGRQDSHSGGGLAPEQLSSWVDQLLGQRGVLREGRLTFHDGDRRQTLMVPQLTITHPGQGAHLQGSANLAGQDQAALSVVGEFANRQALTGQLQLTVDAAQAGRLGQWLLAGFEETPWHLDEVSGKLRLWANWQQGALDESRFDLDLQSLALGRGDHDLTLTTLAGRGLLVRDESDRWHGWINQLKARPTNSNASLLPNRLSLEAGSKWDTWHFRIAGFDLAPLDRFLPLLPLEGDTHQAVAHLKPSGSLNGIALDYDGQWHVRAGLVNVTTHGYDNVPGIGPISGWLEGTPRQGVFTLSGQRATFDLPGVFPVRWQLSKLETRLTWQRNDTGYTLRGEDLQVTRDQATARGSFAFLLPSEGPRRFNLDLELRNVHGDQPRNWLPLNALDPEARQWLSQHLHRADVPRATIDLGLILNKRQASGQDRIRVSLDARNASVDYLDGWPALTGINGHLEINGETIDAKLDHAILNGLVSRGARVHLNDNRLTASAAVGGDAGAMLDVLKSAPLEASLADTIASWRAHGPLIGMLNVTVPLDRPEEARVDGNIRLDQVGMYFRQSDLTVTDISGRLAYRYRNEQSNVTGKLTAHVFDSVSHVNVDLGNNRITAHGHAMAAGVAGWLGIETIIPLISGGVDYTASLDLEAGGPIVNVHTSLKGLSLQLPPPFQKAPDLETPLSLKVNLGKGSGTLQVADRVKARWRNDSHQGQVWLQHWPSNIGDWPAAQHWEVYWRAERIDLQAWQTAISRLGDQSSRQGPSMRTRAPAQKVAPIEHIVVRTDCLSMGVQCIGSMGATATARGNDWHAEMEGSFLKGSVDWRDRPNLPIHVHLSRLDISPFLRMGERSKDDRDDDASAAEKATNYAPGLKNLPPGRISIDRLLMDKTLLGKLSAQWHASEQRLGFSSIALQMPDATVSGQVNWEASGSDRSLTTARLKLNAEDLGKTLKSFSLPDAIHTEQGQANAKLAWPGAPWQFAIPAITGQFDVNLGNGRITAINSDLARVVSLLNLDNLFERLRLNFSDVTHSGISFRSLKGDATLYQGRLETRGPIQVAGSATHFTLNGQVNLMARTLDGQLGVTVPVTQNLPLAAVAIGAPQVGGVLWLFHELFEPWLSRVSRIYYHVWGPWASPQIKLEDAQ, from the coding sequence ATGGTGTTGCTGCGAACGATTGCGCGATGGAGCCTGTTGCTGCTCGCCGCCATCCTGACGTTGCTCGCAGCAACGGTGGTGGCGCTACGTATGGGTGTGCTCAATCAGCCTGCGCTTCAGCGCCATCTGCTGGAGGCACTTGGTCTGCCCGATCGGTTGATGGTGCATTACCAGGACCTTGAGATCACGCTTGAGGGCCTGGATGTGATCATCAGCCTGGAGGATGCCCGGGTTGCCGATCGTCGGAATAATGGTCGGCCGATGCTGGGCGTGACGCATCTGCAGGCCAGACTGGATACGCTCGCCTCTTTGCAGCGCTGGCAACCGGTCACCACTGATGTCGTGATTCGAGGTGCCGATGTAGATCTCTATCGGCTGCCGAGCGGTGGCTGGGGCTGGTGGCCCGGTCGTCAGGATAGTCATTCAGGTGGTGGCCTGGCCCCGGAGCAGCTCAGTAGCTGGGTCGATCAGTTGCTGGGTCAGCGGGGCGTGCTCCGTGAGGGCCGTCTCACCTTCCATGATGGCGATCGTCGTCAGACGCTGATGGTGCCGCAACTGACGATTACTCATCCCGGCCAGGGAGCTCACCTTCAGGGTAGCGCCAATCTGGCAGGTCAGGATCAGGCAGCTCTGAGTGTCGTAGGTGAATTCGCCAATCGCCAGGCGCTGACGGGGCAGTTGCAGCTGACAGTCGATGCCGCGCAGGCCGGGAGGCTGGGGCAGTGGCTGTTGGCAGGTTTTGAAGAGACGCCATGGCACCTCGATGAAGTATCCGGAAAGTTGCGCCTCTGGGCGAATTGGCAGCAGGGGGCTCTTGATGAGAGCCGTTTCGATCTCGATCTACAATCACTTGCGTTGGGGCGTGGTGATCATGATCTGACCCTGACAACGCTGGCCGGTCGGGGCCTGCTGGTACGCGATGAGAGCGACCGCTGGCACGGCTGGATCAACCAGCTCAAGGCCAGACCGACCAACAGTAATGCTTCCCTGTTGCCGAACCGGCTCTCTCTGGAGGCGGGTTCAAAGTGGGATACGTGGCATTTCAGGATCGCCGGCTTTGATCTGGCACCACTGGATAGATTTCTGCCACTGTTGCCGCTTGAAGGTGATACCCATCAGGCGGTGGCGCATCTCAAACCTTCCGGTAGTCTCAATGGCATTGCACTGGATTATGACGGTCAGTGGCACGTCCGCGCAGGGCTGGTCAATGTCACGACTCATGGGTATGACAATGTTCCCGGTATCGGACCGATTTCCGGTTGGCTTGAAGGCACACCGCGTCAGGGTGTGTTCACACTGTCAGGGCAAAGGGCTACTTTCGACCTGCCCGGTGTCTTTCCTGTGCGCTGGCAGTTATCAAAGCTCGAGACCCGCCTGACCTGGCAGAGGAATGATACGGGCTATACGTTGCGTGGCGAAGATCTGCAGGTGACACGCGATCAGGCCACGGCTCGGGGCAGTTTTGCCTTTTTATTGCCCTCCGAAGGCCCCAGGCGTTTCAATCTCGATCTTGAGCTGCGTAATGTCCACGGTGACCAGCCACGCAACTGGTTACCGCTCAATGCGCTCGATCCCGAGGCACGGCAGTGGCTATCGCAACATCTGCATCGGGCGGACGTCCCGCGCGCGACCATTGACCTGGGATTGATACTGAACAAGCGACAGGCTTCCGGTCAGGATCGGATCCGGGTATCGCTGGACGCGCGCAACGCCAGTGTCGATTACCTTGATGGCTGGCCGGCACTGACAGGCATCAATGGCCATCTGGAAATTAATGGCGAAACCATTGATGCCAAACTGGATCATGCGATTCTGAACGGACTGGTTTCCCGAGGCGCCCGGGTACACCTGAACGATAATCGGCTGACGGCTTCGGCTGCAGTAGGTGGGGATGCCGGAGCAATGCTGGATGTGCTCAAGTCAGCGCCGCTGGAGGCTTCCCTGGCGGATACCATTGCCAGCTGGCGGGCACACGGGCCATTGATCGGTATGCTCAATGTCACGGTACCACTTGATCGACCGGAAGAAGCCCGCGTGGATGGCAATATCCGCCTCGATCAGGTGGGCATGTATTTTCGTCAGTCGGATCTGACCGTCACCGATATCAGTGGTCGACTGGCTTATCGCTATCGCAACGAGCAGAGCAATGTCACAGGTAAGCTGACTGCCCATGTGTTCGATAGTGTCTCTCACGTGAATGTCGATCTGGGTAACAATCGTATTACGGCACATGGTCATGCCATGGCCGCTGGGGTAGCCGGCTGGCTGGGTATTGAAACCATTATCCCGCTAATCAGTGGTGGTGTGGACTATACCGCCAGTCTGGACCTGGAAGCAGGGGGGCCGATCGTCAATGTGCATACCTCCCTGAAGGGACTCTCCCTGCAATTGCCACCGCCTTTTCAGAAGGCGCCTGATCTTGAAACGCCCTTGTCGCTGAAGGTCAATCTGGGCAAGGGCAGCGGCACCCTGCAGGTGGCTGATCGTGTCAAGGCTCGCTGGCGCAATGATAGCCACCAGGGTCAGGTGTGGCTGCAGCATTGGCCTTCTAACATCGGCGACTGGCCTGCTGCCCAGCACTGGGAGGTCTACTGGCGCGCCGAGCGTATCGATTTACAGGCATGGCAGACTGCCATTTCAAGGCTGGGTGACCAGAGCAGCCGTCAGGGACCGAGTATGCGTACTCGCGCGCCCGCTCAAAAAGTGGCGCCCATCGAGCATATTGTTGTTCGAACCGACTGTCTGTCGATGGGCGTACAATGTATTGGTTCGATGGGCGCGACAGCGACTGCACGGGGCAATGACTGGCACGCCGAAATGGAAGGGTCCTTTCTCAAGGGCAGTGTCGACTGGCGAGATCGGCCGAATCTGCCGATTCATGTTCATCTCTCCCGGCTGGATATTTCTCCCTTCCTGCGCATGGGAGAACGCAGCAAGGATGATAGGGACGATGATGCCAGCGCAGCTGAAAAGGCCACCAACTACGCCCCAGGGCTGAAGAATCTGCCGCCTGGCAGAATCAGTATCGATCGTCTGCTGATGGACAAGACCCTGCTGGGTAAACTATCGGCCCAGTGGCATGCCAGCGAACAACGGCTCGGTTTTTCTTCGATTGCTCTGCAAATGCCGGATGCCACGGTAAGCGGCCAGGTCAACTGGGAGGCTTCGGGTAGCGATCGTAGTCTGACTACAGCTCGTCTGAAGCTGAACGCCGAGGATCTGGGAAAGACCCTGAAGTCATTCTCGCTACCGGATGCCATTCACACCGAGCAGGGGCAGGCCAACGCCAAACTCGCCTGGCCCGGTGCCCCCTGGCAGTTCGCCATTCCGGCGATCACCGGACAGTTCGATGTCAACCTGGGCAACGGACGGATCACTGCCATCAATTCCGATCTGGCTCGGGTAGTCAGCCTGCTCAATCTTGATAACCTTTTTGAACGTCTGCGTCTGAATTTCAGCGATGTAACGCACTCGGGAATTTCATTTCGATCGCTCAAGGGGGACGCGACTCTCTACCAGGGGCGCCTGGAGACGCGAGGGCCGATTCAGGTAGCCGGATCGGCGACCCATTTTACCCTGAATGGTCAGGTGAATCTCATGGCGCGGACTCTGGATGGACAGCTTGGTGTTACCGTGCCGGTCACCCAGAATCTGCCGCTGGCGGCGGTTGCCATTGGCGCCCCGCAGGTAGGCGGCGTACTCTGGCTGTTTCATGAGCTTTTCGAGCCATGGCTCAGTCGTGTTTCACGTATCTATTATCATGTGTGGGGCCCCTGGGCCTCACCGCAGATCAAACTGGAAGACGCGCAATGA